Proteins from a single region of Candidatus Binatia bacterium:
- a CDS encoding alkaline phosphatase family protein translates to MTSRCAAFFLAALLAGCSAGAPLGLEANRAPQVPAAVKFPKIHHVVIIYQENRTVDDLFNGLPGADTVRSGFNSSGHRVPLRPISLTAPYDLGHLHHAFEIEYNGGHWNGFDKVGSKCVSVGICPPSNVRAYGFVPHSEIQPYLIMAKRYTFGDRMFQTNQGPSFPAHQYIVSGTSSITNTNSLKASENPTTPTDRSTGGCDSPSGSLVALIDSLGNEGQDIYPCFDRISLMQLIDAKSLTWRYYQALSGPGIWNGPDAILRIRENPNYSADVVTPPSRVLTDIARGRLADVVWVTPTALASDHGRVTDGSGPSWVADVVNAIGESRYWNDTAIFITWDDWGGWFDHVPPHLYNSYELSFRVPLIVISPYAKNGYISHKPHEFASILKFTEETFGLGSLHTTDTRSDDLSDCFDFSMLPTKFKHIPTHLPPEYFLRQPPSNVIPDDD, encoded by the coding sequence ATGACGTCTCGCTGTGCGGCCTTCTTTCTCGCGGCTTTGCTCGCCGGCTGCTCCGCGGGCGCGCCGCTTGGGCTCGAAGCGAACCGCGCCCCCCAGGTTCCGGCTGCGGTGAAATTCCCGAAGATCCATCACGTCGTCATCATCTATCAGGAAAACCGCACCGTCGACGACCTATTCAACGGACTCCCCGGCGCCGACACCGTTCGCAGCGGCTTCAACTCGAGCGGCCACCGCGTCCCGCTTCGCCCGATCAGCCTGACCGCGCCGTACGACCTCGGCCACTTGCACCACGCGTTTGAGATCGAATACAACGGCGGCCACTGGAACGGCTTCGATAAGGTCGGCTCCAAGTGCGTCAGCGTCGGGATCTGCCCGCCGTCGAACGTCCGCGCCTACGGTTTCGTGCCGCATAGCGAGATCCAGCCGTATCTCATCATGGCGAAGCGCTACACGTTTGGCGACCGTATGTTTCAGACCAACCAGGGCCCGAGCTTCCCCGCCCACCAGTATATCGTGAGCGGAACCTCGTCGATCACCAATACCAACTCGCTGAAGGCGTCGGAGAATCCGACGACGCCGACGGACCGCTCGACCGGCGGTTGCGATTCCCCGTCGGGATCGCTCGTCGCACTCATCGATTCGCTCGGAAACGAGGGTCAAGACATCTATCCGTGCTTCGACCGGATCTCGCTGATGCAGCTCATCGATGCCAAGTCGCTGACGTGGCGCTACTATCAGGCCTTATCCGGTCCCGGAATCTGGAACGGCCCGGACGCGATCCTGCGCATCCGCGAGAACCCGAACTACTCCGCCGACGTCGTGACGCCACCGTCGCGGGTTTTAACCGACATCGCGCGGGGCCGTCTGGCCGACGTCGTATGGGTGACGCCCACCGCGCTCGCCTCCGACCACGGCCGCGTGACGGACGGCTCGGGGCCGTCGTGGGTCGCCGACGTCGTCAACGCGATCGGCGAGAGCCGCTACTGGAACGACACGGCCATCTTCATCACGTGGGACGACTGGGGCGGCTGGTTCGATCACGTGCCACCGCACCTCTACAACTCCTACGAGCTGAGCTTCCGCGTCCCGCTGATCGTCATCTCGCCGTACGCGAAAAACGGTTACATCTCACACAAACCGCACGAGTTCGCCAGCATCCTGAAGTTCACGGAAGAGACCTTCGGCCTGGGCTCGCTGCACACGACGGACACGCGCTCGGACGATCTCTCGGACTGCTTCGACTTCTCGATGCTTCCGACCAAGTTCAAGCATATCCCGACGCACCTGCCGCCGGAGTACTTCTTGCGCCAACCGCCCTCCAATGTAATTCCCGACGATGACTAG
- a CDS encoding putative glycolipid-binding domain-containing protein, producing the protein MERNQQSSLTVVWQREYQGATIERASFLNTDGGGRIDGELVGCVGDCSVSAKYTILLDDSWSVRSCVVEAQSSSTLRRLILTRRGESWFVDGSREPALARCDVLDLGFTPSTNTIALNRLRLPLGGRGELAAAYVDFPSLEVCRSHQGYLRTETASYEYRNLDSGFTATLGVDDSNVVVEYGSVWHRLATVEAPEADVLADARTRQFCRALTSKAPSHELDGHSADFDWLIGGWSGEVRDYSDDGAVAVSFGEWWFTWILEGRALQDVWMVPPPSARHGASRLNNRYGTTTRRFSVNDGFWCIAWINPVSGTHTELRGRRRYDRIVLEGTQGRASIRWSFVDITPSTFRWTGERQTSESTWRLESEFILERLA; encoded by the coding sequence GTGGAGCGAAACCAGCAGAGCAGTCTTACCGTAGTTTGGCAACGCGAATATCAAGGTGCAACGATCGAACGCGCGAGCTTCCTCAATACTGATGGTGGCGGTCGCATAGACGGAGAGCTAGTAGGCTGCGTTGGCGACTGCTCGGTAAGTGCAAAGTATACTATTCTGTTGGACGATTCTTGGAGCGTGCGATCGTGCGTTGTGGAGGCTCAAAGCAGCTCAACGCTGCGTCGGCTCATTCTGACCCGTCGCGGCGAGTCATGGTTCGTCGATGGTTCCCGCGAGCCGGCGTTGGCTCGGTGCGATGTGCTGGACTTGGGTTTCACGCCGTCAACGAATACGATTGCCCTGAACCGCCTGCGTTTACCCCTTGGCGGGCGCGGTGAGCTAGCGGCGGCTTATGTGGATTTTCCAAGTCTGGAAGTATGCCGGTCTCATCAGGGTTACCTGAGAACGGAAACGGCGAGCTACGAGTACAGGAACCTCGACTCGGGCTTCACTGCGACCCTGGGCGTCGACGATTCGAACGTCGTCGTCGAATATGGATCGGTTTGGCACAGGTTGGCAACCGTAGAAGCGCCGGAGGCCGATGTGCTTGCGGACGCTCGCACACGTCAATTCTGCCGCGCGCTTACTTCGAAGGCTCCATCGCACGAGTTGGACGGGCACAGCGCAGATTTCGACTGGCTCATCGGAGGTTGGTCCGGGGAGGTTCGCGATTATTCGGACGATGGCGCCGTCGCAGTAAGTTTTGGCGAATGGTGGTTTACCTGGATCCTCGAAGGGCGGGCGCTACAGGATGTCTGGATGGTGCCGCCGCCTTCCGCACGCCACGGCGCCTCGCGTCTCAACAATCGGTACGGGACGACGACCAGGCGCTTCTCGGTAAATGACGGCTTTTGGTGCATTGCCTGGATAAATCCGGTGTCAGGCACCCACACCGAACTCCGAGGCCGGCGGCGATACGATCGAATCGTCCTTGAGGGAACCCAAGGCCGTGCGTCGATTCGGTGGAGTTTCGTGGATATAACTCCCAGCACTTTTCGATGGACGGGCGAACGCCAAACGTCAGAGTCCACTTGGAGACTGGAGTCCGAATTTATTTTGGAGCGGCTCGCCTAG
- a CDS encoding alpha/beta hydrolase codes for MKLTQIPALLFVVFSIASPPSAGATSPASTDSTKNCHIGSYRLSDGKAVDIAPSDDDTLRWRMFTGETGQLYPQKDGTWTSTYGWTDRPDGKTVSFSDCEKGEITFAKEPGRRIAFDVTNTTFESNGVKLVGRLVLPKGNGKVPVVVLVHGSEHDSALDFYSLQRMFPAQGVGAFVYDKRGTGVSDGTYTQNFYVLAEDAIAAKNEAKSLAGTRLGSIGYQGGSEGGWVVPLAANRSPVDFAIVSFGLAVTVLEEDQESVALDMRLHHHSAAGTAKALELARAGEYVVDTGGKGYETFDALRRKYKSEPWYKDVHGDFLFVVLPLDKKQIANAAKAYGVDTALYHYQPMPALRASTTPQLWVLGGDDLDAPSAETAKRIKSLIAYGKDYTLALYPGAEHGMTEYEVNAKGERLSTRFAPGYFQMMVEFIRDGRIGEHYGNAEITQPHR; via the coding sequence GTGAAGCTCACACAGATTCCCGCGCTGCTGTTCGTCGTCTTCTCGATAGCATCGCCGCCTTCGGCCGGCGCCACGTCGCCCGCCTCTACCGATTCGACGAAGAATTGTCATATCGGTTCATACCGGCTGAGTGACGGCAAAGCCGTCGATATAGCGCCGTCTGACGATGACACGCTGCGCTGGCGGATGTTCACCGGCGAGACTGGGCAGCTTTATCCGCAGAAAGACGGCACATGGACGAGCACTTATGGTTGGACCGATCGGCCTGACGGCAAGACCGTTTCGTTTTCCGATTGCGAAAAAGGCGAGATTACCTTCGCAAAGGAGCCTGGCCGGCGCATTGCCTTCGACGTCACCAACACGACGTTCGAGAGCAATGGCGTGAAACTCGTCGGAAGGCTGGTACTACCGAAGGGCAACGGAAAGGTACCGGTAGTCGTGCTGGTGCATGGGTCGGAGCACGATTCCGCCCTCGATTTCTATTCGCTGCAGCGAATGTTTCCGGCGCAGGGCGTTGGTGCGTTTGTCTACGACAAGCGGGGCACTGGAGTGTCGGACGGAACGTACACGCAGAATTTCTATGTCCTTGCCGAGGATGCTATTGCTGCGAAGAACGAGGCCAAGAGTCTCGCCGGCACGCGGCTGGGAAGCATCGGCTACCAGGGCGGCAGCGAAGGTGGCTGGGTCGTGCCCTTGGCGGCGAACCGCTCGCCAGTCGATTTCGCGATCGTGAGCTTCGGTCTTGCGGTTACGGTGCTGGAAGAAGATCAGGAAAGTGTCGCGCTCGACATGCGTCTCCATCATCACTCCGCTGCCGGCACCGCTAAGGCCCTGGAACTCGCGCGTGCCGGCGAGTACGTCGTAGATACTGGCGGTAAGGGCTACGAGACGTTCGATGCCTTGCGACGGAAATATAAATCGGAGCCCTGGTACAAGGACGTGCATGGCGACTTTCTCTTCGTCGTCCTGCCGCTCGACAAGAAGCAGATCGCCAACGCTGCCAAAGCGTACGGTGTCGATACCGCTCTGTACCACTACCAGCCGATGCCCGCCCTACGCGCCTCCACCACACCCCAGCTGTGGGTGCTCGGCGGCGATGATTTGGACGCTCCCAGCGCCGAAACGGCCAAGCGCATAAAGTCATTGATCGCGTACGGAAAGGATTACACGCTCGCGCTTTATCCAGGCGCAGAGCACGGGATGACGGAATACGAAGTGAATGCAAAGGGCGAACGCCTCTCCACACGCTTCGCGCCCGGTTACTTTCAGATGATGGTCGAGTTCATTCGCGACGGCCGGATCGGCGAGCATTACGGTAACGCAGAGATCACGCAACCGCACCGATGA
- a CDS encoding TetR/AcrR family transcriptional regulator, translating into MVDSVRDPVSGLRKSRWRYLGRVEAHPARHPEDRAKETRDRFLKAFLGLLQSRRFKALTVKAVARRAQMTHATFYRHFRSMHDLLGSAIALAQQALPSLDLHVTGDASEERRKISRLLEGVFEQARRRTGLLKAFIETRGDSSVLQALWEAHNRKLEHVWTVYIGELNRAGIGRNDAAESLARAVVLCIQARLHDAIVQGRPLSKRDSELWASIVSRMIIKG; encoded by the coding sequence GTGGTCGACAGCGTTCGCGATCCCGTCAGCGGCCTCCGAAAATCGCGCTGGAGGTATCTTGGCCGGGTCGAAGCGCACCCGGCAAGACATCCCGAGGATCGTGCCAAAGAAACGCGTGACCGTTTCCTGAAGGCGTTTCTCGGACTACTCCAATCGCGTCGCTTCAAGGCGCTGACGGTTAAGGCCGTCGCACGGCGCGCACAAATGACCCATGCGACGTTCTATCGCCATTTTCGGAGCATGCACGATTTGCTCGGCAGCGCGATTGCATTAGCCCAGCAAGCGTTGCCGTCGCTTGATCTTCACGTCACGGGCGACGCGAGCGAGGAACGCCGCAAGATTTCCCGGTTGCTCGAGGGAGTCTTCGAACAAGCGCGCAGGCGCACCGGTTTGCTAAAGGCTTTCATTGAGACGCGGGGCGACAGCTCGGTGCTCCAAGCGCTCTGGGAGGCACACAACAGGAAACTTGAACACGTCTGGACCGTTTACATCGGCGAACTCAACCGTGCCGGAATCGGCCGCAATGACGCTGCCGAATCGCTGGCGCGCGCCGTGGTTCTGTGCATACAGGCCAGACTGCACGACGCGATCGTACAAGGCCGCCCTTTGTCAAAACGCGATTCGGAGCTGTGGGCCTCCATCGTCTCGCGCATGATAATCAAAGGCTAG
- a CDS encoding FAD-dependent monooxygenase: protein MGAGPSGLVLALLLARFGIPFRIIDKEKETGTTSRALIVHARTLEFYRQLGIADDVVQAAQKFVAVNLWVNAKPRARLAFGDIGATLSKYPYSLIFPQDKHEQILIQALGKHGVEVERDCDLVGLETSREHITGSIRRADGNTEQCEVAYIAGCDGAHSTVRETVKIGLPGGTYSHLWYVVDVDYAGPLTANEVYISMDRRDALAVFPMREAGRARVVGQAPPKPDGSPVAWGDVSVRVSKELRTQVHDVRWFSTYHVHHRVAEHFRKERVFLVGDAAHLHSPVGGQGMNTGIGDAVNLAWKLAAVLRGQSSGELLDSYEPERIRFARGLVASTDRMFSVLNSKSPWAGLFRTFVAPTFLPPLLRLGSARALAFRILSQTSIEYRNSPISLGRVGCLRAGDRLPFAQFPSMPGGDNFAPLNTIDWQVHFYGEPSGSLRKTCEAYGLPLHAFMWQRRLHSTGLRENALYLVRPDGHVGFAHPTDDTAALERYLLGSPAFITRVQHWKEPADASPSFDGGR from the coding sequence GTGGGGGCCGGGCCAAGCGGACTCGTTTTGGCGCTTCTTTTGGCGCGGTTCGGCATACCGTTTCGAATCATTGACAAGGAAAAGGAGACCGGGACTACCTCCAGAGCGCTTATCGTGCACGCGCGTACCCTGGAGTTCTACCGGCAGCTTGGCATAGCCGATGACGTCGTGCAAGCTGCACAAAAGTTCGTGGCCGTGAACCTATGGGTTAACGCAAAGCCGCGCGCCAGGCTCGCGTTCGGAGACATCGGAGCGACCCTAAGCAAGTACCCGTACAGCCTGATCTTCCCTCAGGATAAACATGAGCAAATCCTAATCCAGGCGTTGGGCAAACACGGGGTCGAGGTCGAGCGCGATTGCGATCTCGTGGGTCTTGAAACCAGCCGCGAACACATAACCGGATCGATACGGCGCGCCGATGGGAACACGGAGCAGTGTGAGGTCGCGTATATCGCCGGCTGCGACGGCGCCCATTCGACGGTACGCGAGACGGTGAAGATCGGCTTGCCGGGCGGTACATACTCACACCTCTGGTACGTCGTGGACGTGGACTATGCGGGTCCCCTTACGGCCAACGAAGTGTATATTTCTATGGATCGGCGCGACGCTCTAGCGGTGTTTCCGATGAGGGAAGCGGGAAGGGCCCGCGTCGTAGGCCAGGCGCCTCCCAAACCCGACGGTTCGCCGGTCGCTTGGGGTGACGTCAGTGTGCGTGTCAGCAAAGAGCTGCGCACGCAGGTGCACGACGTCCGTTGGTTCTCGACCTACCACGTGCATCACCGGGTCGCCGAGCATTTTCGGAAAGAGCGCGTGTTTCTCGTGGGAGATGCCGCGCATCTGCACAGCCCAGTCGGCGGCCAAGGCATGAACACCGGCATTGGCGACGCCGTCAATCTGGCGTGGAAGCTCGCGGCCGTTCTGCGCGGTCAGTCGTCGGGCGAATTGCTTGATTCCTACGAACCCGAGCGGATCAGATTTGCGCGCGGTCTCGTTGCAAGCACCGACAGAATGTTCAGCGTATTGAATAGTAAAAGTCCCTGGGCCGGTCTGTTTCGAACGTTTGTGGCGCCGACGTTTCTGCCACCGCTGCTGCGTCTAGGATCCGCACGCGCGTTGGCGTTCCGCATTCTGTCGCAGACCTCCATTGAATACCGAAACAGTCCCATAAGCCTGGGGCGCGTCGGATGTCTGCGAGCCGGAGATCGTCTCCCCTTTGCTCAGTTTCCGTCGATGCCTGGCGGTGATAACTTTGCACCGCTGAACACAATTGATTGGCAAGTGCACTTTTATGGAGAGCCCAGCGGTTCCCTACGCAAAACGTGTGAAGCTTATGGCCTCCCATTGCATGCCTTCATGTGGCAAAGGAGGCTACACTCTACGGGTCTGCGCGAGAACGCACTCTATCTAGTTCGCCCCGACGGACACGTCGGGTTTGCTCACCCGACCGACGATACCGCCGCACTGGAACGCTACCTGCTCGGCTCGCCCGCGTTTATCACCCGAGTACAACATTGGAAAGAACCCGCCGACGCGTCGCCTTCGTTCGATGGAGGGCGCTAA
- a CDS encoding isoprenylcysteine carboxylmethyltransferase family protein, with product MTGILGAATIALLLAIVLMRVAILRRAGTVAVQFGKTDRRDFLIPPFAVFYFYLIFASALHWPTPLHSKMFDSTAAAWVGIASCIAALGLMFVTLLSFGQSFRIGIDTDHPGALVTSGAFAYTRNPIYVAFAAVLIGEFLILPHWVLLLYVVAGIALLHRQVLREETYLQSYYGSEFTRYRKRVPRYF from the coding sequence GTGACCGGCATTCTAGGAGCGGCGACCATCGCGTTGCTTCTCGCCATCGTACTCATGCGGGTTGCGATACTCCGACGCGCCGGAACCGTAGCGGTGCAATTCGGTAAAACGGATAGGCGGGACTTTCTCATTCCCCCGTTTGCGGTGTTCTACTTTTATTTGATCTTTGCGAGTGCATTGCATTGGCCGACGCCGCTTCACTCTAAGATGTTCGATTCAACCGCGGCGGCTTGGGTCGGCATCGCGTCGTGCATCGCCGCGCTTGGGCTGATGTTTGTCACCTTGCTGTCGTTCGGCCAAAGCTTTCGCATCGGCATCGACACCGATCACCCGGGCGCGCTCGTTACGTCGGGCGCCTTCGCCTACACGCGGAATCCCATCTACGTCGCATTCGCAGCGGTGCTGATCGGCGAGTTTCTCATCCTGCCGCATTGGGTGCTCTTGCTGTACGTTGTCGCAGGCATCGCCCTCTTGCACCGTCAAGTGTTACGCGAAGAAACCTATCTGCAATCGTACTACGGCTCGGAATTTACACGGTATCGCAAGCGTGTTCCGCGGTACTTTTAA
- a CDS encoding alpha/beta fold hydrolase, with translation MLTVPIGPAKPDGATLSLRLARMRATGIGRKRGVLLIIPGGPGVGIEPTLSAAEKQVSKFRRYYDVVTFDPRGVGKSDPIRCDPNRVPKPSAPSAQPPTRPQFRAIMVKNSTFFRTCFALSRPLMPHLSAIDTAADIERIRRALTPNDGLVAYAGSYGTVYAAMYLERYGSHVKALVLDGVVDHSVDQPTDITRAILALNETFQHMSAWCGRTAGCALHGKNVGAAYDAGVAKAPITRLLVALMLAAGQDPHVGWPAITKMLAEVSRGDMTAIDAFTKTAAEARGSGSQDAQITAGEGGLYAGVVCADYGPVNDYDAFVKTGQTVVREAPRFAWRYWDWTPIAHMGPGAADCTGWSRPATNPPHVLHVGWHRNVMVANPARDPSTAFPNALAVHQQIPGSVLLIADVDGHQTLVRSQCSYDAMVKFLNDPKSVPATILCHH, from the coding sequence ATGCTGACCGTGCCAATCGGTCCGGCGAAACCGGACGGTGCGACGCTGAGCCTTCGCCTAGCGCGCATGCGCGCAACAGGTATAGGACGCAAGCGCGGCGTGCTGCTCATCATTCCCGGCGGACCAGGCGTCGGTATCGAGCCAACGCTGAGCGCAGCCGAAAAGCAAGTCTCAAAGTTCCGCCGGTACTACGACGTCGTGACGTTCGATCCGCGCGGGGTCGGAAAAAGCGACCCCATACGCTGCGATCCCAACAGAGTGCCTAAGCCGTCGGCGCCTTCTGCACAACCTCCGACGCGCCCCCAATTTCGGGCCATCATGGTCAAGAACTCCACGTTCTTTCGGACGTGCTTTGCGTTGAGCCGGCCGCTCATGCCGCATCTCTCGGCAATCGACACGGCCGCGGACATCGAGCGAATTCGGCGTGCGTTGACCCCGAACGATGGCCTTGTCGCGTACGCCGGCTCCTACGGAACGGTGTACGCTGCAATGTATCTGGAACGCTACGGTTCCCACGTGAAGGCTCTGGTGTTGGACGGCGTCGTGGACCACAGTGTCGATCAGCCGACCGACATCACGCGTGCGATTCTCGCATTGAATGAGACATTTCAGCACATGTCAGCTTGGTGCGGCCGCACTGCCGGCTGCGCGCTCCACGGCAAAAACGTCGGGGCGGCGTACGATGCCGGTGTCGCCAAGGCGCCCATCACGCGACTTCTGGTCGCCCTTATGCTGGCTGCAGGGCAAGATCCGCACGTCGGTTGGCCGGCAATCACTAAGATGCTCGCCGAGGTAAGCCGCGGCGACATGACCGCCATCGACGCGTTTACGAAGACTGCGGCGGAAGCGCGGGGCAGCGGATCGCAGGACGCCCAAATCACCGCCGGAGAGGGGGGCCTGTATGCCGGCGTCGTCTGCGCCGACTACGGGCCGGTAAACGACTACGACGCTTTCGTCAAAACCGGACAGACGGTTGTCCGTGAGGCGCCCCGCTTTGCGTGGCGGTATTGGGACTGGACGCCGATCGCGCACATGGGCCCCGGTGCTGCCGACTGCACCGGCTGGTCGCGGCCGGCAACCAATCCGCCGCACGTCCTCCACGTCGGGTGGCACCGAAACGTGATGGTCGCCAATCCGGCGCGCGATCCCTCGACGGCATTTCCGAATGCACTTGCCGTCCACCAGCAAATCCCCGGTTCCGTTCTGCTGATCGCCGATGTCGACGGGCATCAGACGTTGGTTCGATCTCAGTGCTCATACGACGCGATGGTAAAATTCTTAAACGATCCGAAGTCGGTTCCAGCGACGATACTGTGCCACCACTAG
- a CDS encoding transporter substrate-binding domain-containing protein — protein MHDQLRRLVMLCAAVAWFACSPGTPISGTINVASYVSGTPFEFYQPHSNVPVGLDIELLAAIAAKLGMAIPVTNHQFDDLLNAVAHGKFDAAMSAISDTSTRAICTTYLLDAIEGDCWVNESTIYAKGLGLAKETRRLSSLRVCHRFSDHLGARQSVRHLMGCDERAVVTAGFHGAHCQTPADLDQPRGADDIAVRPRNVIGGEVDGQGMLASLDDGNNRYPNGNICYYRRTAAVKNAARPL, from the coding sequence ATGCACGACCAGCTTCGTCGTCTAGTTATGCTTTGTGCGGCGGTCGCTTGGTTCGCATGCTCGCCCGGGACGCCGATTTCCGGTACCATCAACGTCGCCTCCTACGTTTCCGGGACGCCCTTCGAATTCTATCAGCCCCACTCCAACGTTCCGGTCGGATTAGATATCGAATTGCTGGCGGCGATTGCGGCCAAGCTCGGCATGGCGATCCCGGTGACGAACCACCAGTTCGACGATCTGCTCAACGCCGTCGCGCACGGGAAGTTCGACGCGGCGATGTCCGCGATCTCCGACACGAGCACGCGCGCGATATGCACAACATATCTGCTGGACGCGATCGAGGGTGACTGTTGGGTCAATGAGAGTACAATCTACGCGAAGGGGCTTGGCCTAGCAAAGGAGACGCGTCGCTTGTCATCGCTCCGGGTGTGTCATAGGTTTAGCGATCATCTCGGCGCTCGGCAGAGCGTACGTCACTTGATGGGTTGCGACGAGCGTGCCGTCGTCACTGCGGGTTTCCACGGAGCCCATTGCCAGACGCCGGCCGACCTTGATCAACCGCGCGGTGCCGACGATATCGCCGTTCGCCCGCGAAATGTAATCGGTGGCGAGGTGGACGGTCAAGGCATGCTCGCCTCCCTCGACGATGGTAATAATCGCTATCCAAACGGCAACATCTGCTACTACCGTCGAACAGCCGCCGTGAAGAACGCCGCCCGGCCGCTCTAG
- a CDS encoding MarR family winged helix-turn-helix transcriptional regulator, whose protein sequence is MLDLIPKLHRASHAIALLIANAPEVDLSQAEAQILASLHAHRSSTINDLHATFGHRRSTITSVLDRLERRGLIKRSVDDGDRRVVQVALTTTGKKLALRAYTLLSDAESHVRKRFSAAEIDAFCNVAEAFVALSGAHR, encoded by the coding sequence ATGCTTGACCTGATCCCGAAACTGCACCGCGCTTCGCACGCCATTGCGCTTCTTATAGCTAACGCGCCCGAGGTGGATCTGAGTCAAGCGGAGGCTCAAATATTGGCAAGTCTTCACGCACATAGATCCTCGACGATCAACGATCTCCATGCCACGTTTGGCCACCGCAGGTCCACGATTACGAGTGTGTTGGATCGTCTGGAGCGTCGAGGTCTCATCAAGCGCTCGGTCGATGACGGCGATCGGCGGGTCGTGCAAGTTGCGCTCACGACCACGGGAAAGAAGTTAGCATTGCGCGCTTATACCTTGCTGTCGGACGCGGAGTCGCACGTACGCAAGAGATTTTCTGCCGCGGAGATCGATGCGTTCTGTAACGTGGCGGAGGCCTTTGTGGCGTTGTCCGGAGCGCATCGATAA
- a CDS encoding VOC family protein, whose translation MVKEIAFTEYPAKDVAGLRRWYEEKLGLRFDAPHVQDGMEKYAQAKVGTGYFSVSTFEWIGRDPGSASGVYFEVDDVTKTVADLRAKGVEVSELVNTPVCRVAYLEDAEGNKVSLHQITVSH comes from the coding sequence ATGGTAAAGGAAATCGCGTTCACGGAGTATCCCGCTAAGGACGTCGCCGGCCTGCGGCGCTGGTACGAAGAGAAGCTCGGACTGCGTTTCGACGCGCCACACGTTCAGGACGGGATGGAAAAATACGCTCAAGCGAAAGTTGGCACCGGGTATTTTAGCGTTTCGACGTTCGAATGGATCGGCCGAGACCCCGGCAGCGCATCCGGCGTCTACTTCGAAGTCGACGACGTCACCAAAACGGTCGCCGACCTTCGCGCCAAGGGGGTCGAGGTTAGCGAACTGGTCAACACTCCGGTTTGCCGTGTTGCATATCTCGAGGATGCCGAAGGAAACAAGGTCAGCCTCCATCAGATCACGGTCTCGCACTAA